One Struthio camelus isolate bStrCam1 chromosome 10, bStrCam1.hap1, whole genome shotgun sequence genomic region harbors:
- the RBL2 gene encoding retinoblastoma-like protein 2, protein MPGEEEDEAEAAGGGGPPHPAAAAAPSPPAEEGDTRQRYEELCSSLNMDERARSEAWLSYQSMKRNYTLEGNDLHWLACALYVACRKAIPTVSRGTVEGNYVSLTRILRCSEQSLIEFFNKMKKWEDMANLPSQFRERTERLERNFTVSAVIFKKYEPIFQDIFRYPQEDQPRQQRGRKQRRQPCTVSEVFQFCWVLFVHAKGNFPMISDDLVNSYHLLLCALDLVYGNALQCPNRKELLNPNFKGLPEDFHSKDYKVSSDPPCIIEKLCSLHYGLVLEAKGIKEHFWKPYIRKLFDKKLLKGKEENLTGFLDPGNFGDSFKAINKAYEEYVLSVGNLDERIFLGEDADEEIGTLTRCLNTTSGMETAERVQVKHNLQQHFDRSKSLRITTPLTGRKYIKESNPYVTPVSIATYSLSRLHTMLAGLRNAPSENLEQILRACSRDPSQSIANRVKEMYDVYCQCMQSEGEFSNFSKDVANKHFRRAEVLYYKVLESVIEQERRRLGDTDLSAILEQDVFHRSLLACCLEIITFTYKPPGNFPFITEIFDIPVYHFYKVIEVFIRAEDGLCREIVKHLNHIEEQILESMAWKQESILWDRIKDNENKIPSCEEVMPPHYFERSAGNSVVGSPLTPRRINEVRAETGGLGKGLSASPTTLYDRYSSPTANPTRRRLFVDNDNSSDSGTPGRVSQQPVVNTVPVQNVNPETVSVTPVPGQTLVTVATATVTANNGQTVTIPVQGIANENGGITFFPVQVNVGTQPQAVSGSIQPLSAQTLAGTLNTQMTGATLQLPGQVTVQQISSGEQRQNQQFTTTTTIRPRKMGSLSLFFRKVYHLASVRLRDLCVKLDISDELRKKIWTCFEFSLVHCPEIMMDRHLDQLLMCAIYVMAKVTKEDRSFQNIMRCYRTQPQAKSHVYRSVLIKGRRRRRCSGSSDSSSQQNSPTDRSKERSKERTSRDSSPVMRSSSTLPVPHPNSAPPTPTRLTGANSDTEEEERGDLIQFYNNIYIEQIKEFALKYTSNATDSPPLSPYPFVRIGSPRRIQLSQNHPVYISPHKNESTLSPREKIFYYFSSSPSKRLKEINSMIRTGETPTKKRGILLEDGTEAPAKRICQENHTALLRRLQDVANDRGSH, encoded by the exons ATGCcgggcgaggaggaggacgaggccgaggcggcgggcgggggcggccccccccaccccgccgccgccgccgccccgtccccgccggccgaGGAGGGCGACACGCGGCAGCGCTACGaggagctctgcagcagcctcaACATGGACGAGCGCGCCCGCTCCGAGGCCTGGCTCAGCTACCAGAGCATGAAGCGCAACTACACGCTGGAG GGAAACGATCTGCATTGGCTAGCGTGTGCCTTGTATGTGGCTTGCAGAAAAGCAATTCCAACTGTGAGCAGAGGGACAGTTGAGGGGAATTATGTGTCCTTAACCCGAATTTTGCGCTGTTCAGAAcaaag CTTGATTGAGTTTTTTAACAAGATGAAGAAATGGGAAGACATGGCAAATCTACCCTCCCAATTCAGAGAACGAACTGAGAGACTGGAGAGAAACTTTACAGTTTCTGCTGTAATCTTTAAGAAGTATGAGCCCATTTTTCAGGATATTTTCAGGTATCCTCAAGAAGATCAGCCTCGTCaacagagaggaaggaaacagag ACGACAACCATGCACAGTGTCTGAAGTTTTCCAGTTTTGTTGGGTGCTGTTTGTTCATGCAAAAG GTAACTTTCCTATGATCAGTGATGACTTAGTCAATTCCTACCATCTCTTGTTGTGTGCTTTGGATCTTGTGTATGGAAATGCTCTCCAGTGTCCTAACCGTAAGGAACTGTTGAATCCTAATTTTAAAG GTCTACCTGAAGACTTTCATAGCAAGGATTATAAAGTATCCTCGGACCCCCCCTGCATCATTGAAAAATTGTGTTCGTTACATTATGGATTAGTTTTAGAAGCCAAAGGGATAAAGGAACATTTTTGGAAGCCATATATTCGGAAACTTTTTGACAAAAAG cttttaaaaggaaaggaagaaaatctgacTGGATTTCTGGATCCTGGGAACTTTGGAGATAGCTT CAAAGCCATCAACAAGGCCTATGAGGAATATGTTTTGTCAGTAGGAAATCTCGATGAGCGGATATTTCTTGGGGAGGATGCAGATGAGGAAATTGGAACTCTCACAAGGTGCTTAAACACAACTTCAGGAATGGAAACAGCTGAAAGAGTACAAGTGAAGCATAatttgcagcagcattttgacAGG tcTAAATCACTTAGGATTACAACCCCACTTACTGGCCGCAAGTATATTAAAGAGAGCAACCCATATGTGACCCCTGTTTCCATAGCAACATATAGTTTGAGCCGTCTTCATACAATGCTGGCAGGACTCAGAAATGCCCCCAGTGAAAATCTGGAGCAAATACTCAG GGCATGTTCCAGGGATCCTTCTCAATCTATTGCAAACAGAGTCAAAGAAATGTATGACGTGTACTGCCAGTGCATGCAGTCTGAAGGAGAATTCAGCAATTTCTCCAAAG ATGTTGCCAATAAGCATTTTCGTCGTGCTGAGGTGCTGTACTACAAGGTGTTGGAGTCAGTTATTGAGCAAGAGAGGAGGAGATTGGGAGACACCGACTTATCT gcaaTACTGGAGCAAGATGTATTTCATAGATCTCTGCTGGCATGTTGCCTTGAGATAATTACCTTTACGTATAAGCCACCTGGAAACTTCCCGTTCATCACTGAAATATTTGACATTCCTGTTTATCATTTTTATAAG GTAATTGAGGTTTTTATCAGAGCAGAGGATGGCCTTTGTCGGGAAATAGTAAAACACCTTAATCATATTGAAGAACAGATCTTGGAAAGTATGGCATGGAAACAGGAATCTATATTGTGGGATAGAATCaaagataatgaaaacaaaattcctaGCTGCGAAGAg gtaaTGCCACCTCACTATTTCGAAAGATCGGCTGGGAACAGTGTTGTAGGTTCTCCATTAACACCAAGAAGAATAAATGAGGTTCGTGCTGAAACTGGGGGACTAGGAAAag gCCTTTCAGCCTCTCCAACTACTCTGTACGACAGATACAGTTCTCCAACAGCCAATCCCACACGGAGACGACTCTTTGTTGATAACGATAATAGCTCCGACAGTGGAACTCCAGGGagagtttcccagcagcctgTGGTCAATACTGTGCCTGTGCAGAACGTGAATCCTGAAACAGTGTCAGTAACTCCAGTGCCTGGACAGACGCTGGTTACAGTGGCAACTGCTACTGTAACGGCCAATAATGGGCAGACTGTTACAATACCAGTACAAG GTATTGCCAATGAAAATGGAGGAATTACTTTCTTCCCAGTTCAGGTAAACGTAGGTACTCAGCCTCAAGCTGTGTCTGGTTCTATTCAGCCTCTTAGCGCCCAAACTCTTGCTGGTACCCTGAACACTCAGATGACTGGGGCAACTTTGCAGTTACCAGGCCAAGTAACAGTCCAGCAGATCTCTTCTGGAGAGCAAAGACAAAACCAGCAATTTACCACTACCACCACCATTAGGCCCCGGAAGATGGGCTCACTGTCACTCTTCTTTAGAAAG GTGTATCATTTAGCTAGCGTTCGTCTGCGGGATCTCTGTGTCAAACTTGATATATCCGATGAGCTGCGGAAAAAGATTTGGACATGTTTTGAGTTTTCCTTGGTGCACTGCCCTGAGATCATGATGGACAGACACTTGGATCAGCTGCTAATGTGTGCCATCTATGTAATGGCTAag GTTACAAAGGAAGATAGATCATTTCAGAACATTATGCGCTGCTACAGGACACAACCACAAGCTAAGAGTCAT GTATATCGGAGTGTCCTGATAAAAGGCAGGAGACGACGACGATGCTCTGGCAGCAGTGATAGCAGTAGCCAGCAGAATTCGCCTacagacagaagcaaagagagaagcaaagaaagaa CTAGCAGAGACTCCAGCCCAGTAATGCGGTCGAGCAGCACCTTGCCTGTACCACACCCAAACAGTGCTCCCCCTACTCCAACCCGACTGACAGGTGCCAATAGTGACACTGAGGAGGAAGAGCGAGGGGACCTGATACAGTTCTATAACAACATCTATATCGAGCAGATCAAAGAATTTGCCCTGAAATATACTTCAAATGCA ACTGATTCTCCTCCGCTCTCTCCCTACCCATTTGTAAGAATTGGCTCTCCTCGCAGAATACAGCTGTCCCAGAATCACCCAGTGTACATCTCGCCACACAAAAATGAGTCTACTCTCTCTCCtcgagagaaaatattttattacttcagcAGCAGCCCATCTAAG AGGCTAAAGGAAATTAACAGCATGATTAGAACAGGAGAAACTCCAACAAAGAAGAGAGGCATTCTCTTAGAAGATGGTACTGAAGCGCCAGCTAAGCGAATCTGTCAGGAAAACCACACTGCTCTGTTAAGACGACTACAAGATGTAGCAAATGACAGAGGGTCTCACTGA